In a genomic window of Amycolatopsis japonica:
- a CDS encoding carbohydrate kinase family protein: MAASARIAVSGSIATDHLMHFPGRFAEQLIAEQLHRVSLSFLADDLVVRRGGIGANIAFGLGVLGKSPILVGAVGSDFADYRSWLERHGVDTAGVLVSEVAHTARFVCTTDEDLCQIATFYAGAMAESRNIELAPVAAHAGELSLVLISPDDPEGMVRHAEECRQRGYTFAVDPSQQLARMDGAQVRGFIEGAKYLFSNDYEWELLLQKTGWTEAEVLDRVGMRITTLGEKGVEIIGKDGLALQIGAVPERGKVDPTGVGDGFRAGFIAGIDGGLSLERSAQLGSLIAVLVLETVGTQEWSFDRADVLGRLKEAFGPESAEEIAAILPE, translated from the coding sequence GTGGCAGCCAGCGCCAGGATCGCAGTATCCGGCAGTATCGCAACCGACCATCTCATGCACTTCCCGGGCAGGTTCGCCGAGCAGCTCATCGCCGAGCAGCTGCACCGGGTGTCCCTGAGCTTCCTGGCGGACGATCTCGTCGTGCGGCGGGGCGGGATCGGCGCGAACATCGCCTTCGGTCTCGGGGTGCTGGGCAAGAGCCCGATCCTGGTCGGCGCGGTGGGCTCCGACTTCGCCGACTACCGCTCGTGGCTCGAGCGGCACGGCGTCGACACGGCCGGGGTGCTGGTGTCCGAGGTCGCGCACACCGCCCGGTTCGTCTGCACCACCGACGAGGACCTCTGCCAGATCGCGACCTTCTACGCCGGCGCGATGGCCGAATCCCGCAACATCGAACTGGCGCCGGTCGCCGCGCACGCCGGTGAACTGTCGCTCGTGCTGATCAGCCCGGACGACCCCGAAGGCATGGTCCGGCACGCCGAGGAATGCCGCCAGCGCGGCTACACCTTCGCCGTCGACCCCTCGCAGCAGCTGGCCCGGATGGACGGCGCGCAGGTGCGCGGGTTCATCGAGGGCGCGAAGTACCTGTTCAGCAACGACTACGAATGGGAACTGCTGCTGCAGAAGACCGGCTGGACCGAGGCCGAGGTCCTCGACCGCGTCGGCATGCGGATCACGACGCTCGGGGAGAAGGGCGTCGAGATCATCGGCAAGGACGGCCTCGCGCTGCAGATCGGCGCCGTCCCGGAACGCGGCAAGGTCGACCCGACCGGCGTCGGCGACGGCTTCCGGGCCGGGTTCATCGCGGGTATCGACGGCGGGCTCAGCCTGGAGCGTTCGGCGCAGCTGGGCTCGCTGATCGCCGTGCTGGTGCTGGAGACCGTGGGCACACAGGAGTGGTCCTTCGACCGCGCTGACGTCCTGGGCCGGCTCAAGGAGGCCTTCGGGCCGGAGTCCGCCGAGGAGATCGCGGCGATCCTGCCGGAGTGA
- a CDS encoding SMI1/KNR4 family protein produces MIFGAHTHLYHSQPQDEAEVTAAEADLGVEFPADYRDFLCRVGAGAGPDHGLLGMAELREWAEDLNPAEEFPFTAADARRVHQEWRDSVRDPDGGWFKGIEVRSDLPGCVAISEQGCSGFTMLVTTGELAGSLWDMDEWGWMPAHADRSGSPGPDEVIDLGPTPTFEAWYDAWLTESLKRLSP; encoded by the coding sequence GTGATCTTCGGCGCCCACACACACCTGTATCACAGCCAACCGCAGGACGAAGCCGAGGTCACGGCAGCCGAGGCCGATCTCGGCGTCGAGTTCCCGGCCGACTATCGCGACTTTCTGTGCCGGGTCGGCGCCGGTGCCGGGCCCGATCACGGCCTGCTGGGCATGGCCGAGCTGCGAGAGTGGGCCGAGGATCTGAATCCGGCCGAAGAATTCCCGTTCACCGCGGCAGACGCTCGCCGGGTTCACCAGGAGTGGCGTGACTCGGTGCGCGATCCCGATGGTGGCTGGTTCAAGGGCATCGAGGTGAGGTCCGACCTGCCTGGTTGTGTCGCCATCAGCGAACAGGGCTGCAGCGGTTTCACGATGCTGGTCACCACCGGCGAGCTGGCGGGATCGCTGTGGGACATGGACGAGTGGGGCTGGATGCCCGCCCACGCCGACCGCTCGGGCAGCCCCGGCCCGGACGAAGTGATCGACCTAGGGCCCACGCCGACCTTCGAGGCCTGGTACGACGCCTGGCTCACCGAGTCCCTGAAGCGGCTATCGCCGTGA
- a CDS encoding alpha/beta fold hydrolase, protein MDFVLVHGTTQSPAGWDRVAKLLAAAGHRTIAVDLLTPRELPVEGYAQHARDQYDGERPVVVAHSGAGVLLPAIAEALDARALVWVAAYIPDFAGGRSLRDEARSVLEPDWIGVDPTADPAKASEFLFHDCDPETERLALDSLRLFDPAVLAAHPAGAAPEIPSTVIVPTRDRTLRPDWLRRAARERLGVTAIEIDAGHCPQMSRPAEICGILTGSRR, encoded by the coding sequence ATGGACTTCGTCCTCGTGCACGGCACGACGCAGAGCCCGGCGGGCTGGGACAGGGTGGCGAAGCTGCTCGCCGCCGCCGGGCACCGCACGATCGCGGTGGATCTGCTGACCCCGCGAGAACTGCCGGTCGAGGGCTACGCGCAGCACGCGCGAGACCAGTATGACGGCGAGCGGCCGGTGGTCGTGGCGCATTCCGGCGCGGGAGTCCTGCTGCCCGCGATCGCCGAAGCCCTCGACGCGCGGGCGCTGGTGTGGGTCGCCGCCTACATCCCCGATTTCGCCGGTGGGCGGAGCCTGCGGGACGAGGCGCGGTCCGTCCTCGAACCGGACTGGATCGGCGTGGACCCGACGGCGGATCCCGCGAAGGCGTCGGAATTCCTCTTCCACGACTGCGATCCCGAGACCGAACGGCTGGCGCTCGACAGCCTGAGGCTGTTCGACCCGGCGGTGCTCGCGGCGCATCCCGCCGGGGCGGCGCCGGAGATCCCGTCGACGGTGATCGTCCCCACTCGGGACCGCACTCTCCGGCCGGATTGGCTGCGGCGGGCGGCCCGGGAACGACTCGGGGTCACCGCGATCGAGATCGACGCGGGGCACTGCCCGCAGATGTCCCGGCCTGCCGAAATCTGCGGGATCCTGACCGGATCACGGCGATAG
- the asnB gene encoding asparagine synthase (glutamine-hydrolyzing), with product MCGLLGLICSTEADAASARDAVDAAMRCQRHRGPDEHDTWADAEVVYGFNRLAFIDVDHAHQPLVWGPPEAPERYTLNFNGEIYNYKELRDELAAGHGAKFATEGDGEAIVAAYHYLGDEAVKKLRGMFAFLIWDSQEKVVFGARDPFGIKPLFYSAGPGKVAFSSEKKSLLELSSVLGVQDELDKTALQHYLVLQYVPEPESMHTGIRRVESGTSFRVVPGGDVEFTRYFHPTFNAKPVNSQAEADELYERIADVMRDSVGKHMISDPDVTVGAFLSGGIDSTATATLAKEHNPNLIAFTTGFEREGYSEVDVAAESAAAIGVKHVVRTVSADEMMEALPLIVWYLDDPVADPALVPLWFIAREARKHVKAVLSGEGADELFCGYTIYNEPISLAPFEKIPGGMRKIIGKVSTKIPEGTRGKDLLRRGALPLEDRYYGNARNFRDDQLRKVLRTYEDGIGFKDVTAPWYKISENWDPVARMQHVDLYTWLRGDILVKADKVTMANSLELRVPFLDAEVFKVASTIPLDQKLAHGTTKYALRQALAKIIPGHVLNRRKLGFPVPIRLWLRNEMYDWAKGIISDSQTDALLDKKAVLALLEEHKAGQLDRSRQLWALLVFMLWHGIFVENRIKPEVPEPVYPVKL from the coding sequence GTGTGCGGCCTGCTTGGACTGATCTGTTCGACCGAAGCCGACGCTGCGAGCGCCCGTGACGCCGTCGACGCGGCCATGCGCTGCCAGCGGCACCGCGGCCCCGACGAGCACGACACCTGGGCCGACGCCGAGGTGGTCTACGGCTTCAACCGGCTGGCCTTCATCGACGTCGACCACGCCCACCAGCCACTGGTGTGGGGTCCGCCGGAGGCTCCGGAGCGCTACACGCTGAACTTCAACGGCGAGATCTACAACTACAAAGAGCTGCGTGACGAGCTGGCCGCCGGGCACGGTGCGAAATTCGCCACAGAAGGTGACGGCGAGGCCATCGTCGCGGCGTACCACTACCTCGGCGACGAAGCGGTCAAGAAGCTGCGCGGCATGTTCGCCTTCCTGATCTGGGACTCGCAGGAGAAGGTCGTCTTCGGCGCGCGGGACCCGTTCGGCATCAAGCCGCTGTTCTACTCGGCAGGCCCCGGCAAGGTCGCCTTCTCCAGCGAGAAGAAGAGCCTGCTGGAGCTTTCGAGCGTGCTCGGCGTCCAGGACGAGCTGGACAAGACGGCCCTGCAGCACTACCTGGTGCTGCAGTACGTGCCGGAACCCGAGTCGATGCACACCGGTATCCGCCGCGTCGAGTCCGGCACGTCGTTCCGGGTGGTCCCCGGCGGTGACGTCGAGTTCACGCGCTACTTCCACCCCACGTTCAATGCGAAGCCGGTGAACAGCCAGGCCGAGGCCGACGAGCTGTACGAGCGCATCGCCGATGTGATGCGCGACTCGGTCGGCAAGCACATGATCTCCGACCCGGACGTCACGGTCGGCGCGTTCCTCTCCGGCGGCATCGACTCCACGGCGACCGCGACGCTGGCCAAGGAGCACAACCCGAACCTGATCGCCTTCACCACCGGGTTCGAGCGCGAGGGTTACTCCGAGGTCGACGTCGCCGCCGAATCGGCCGCCGCGATCGGCGTGAAGCACGTGGTCCGCACGGTGTCGGCGGACGAGATGATGGAGGCGCTGCCGCTCATCGTCTGGTACCTCGACGACCCGGTGGCGGACCCGGCGCTCGTGCCGCTCTGGTTCATCGCGCGCGAAGCCCGCAAGCACGTCAAGGCGGTGCTGTCCGGCGAAGGCGCCGACGAGCTCTTCTGCGGCTACACGATCTACAACGAGCCGATCTCGCTGGCGCCGTTCGAGAAGATCCCCGGCGGGATGCGGAAGATCATCGGCAAGGTCTCCACGAAGATCCCGGAGGGCACCCGCGGCAAGGACCTGCTGCGGCGCGGGGCGCTGCCGCTGGAGGACCGCTACTACGGCAACGCGCGCAACTTCCGCGACGACCAGCTCCGCAAGGTGCTGCGCACGTACGAGGACGGGATCGGCTTCAAGGACGTCACCGCGCCTTGGTACAAGATCTCGGAGAACTGGGACCCGGTCGCGCGCATGCAGCACGTCGACCTCTACACCTGGCTGCGCGGCGACATCCTGGTCAAGGCCGACAAGGTGACCATGGCGAACTCGCTGGAACTGCGCGTGCCGTTCCTCGACGCCGAGGTGTTCAAGGTCGCCTCGACCATCCCGCTCGACCAGAAGCTCGCGCACGGCACCACGAAGTACGCGCTGCGCCAGGCACTGGCGAAGATCATCCCCGGCCACGTCCTGAACCGGCGCAAGCTGGGCTTCCCGGTGCCGATCCGGCTGTGGCTGCGCAACGAGATGTACGACTGGGCCAAGGGCATCATCTCGGACTCGCAGACCGACGCGCTGCTCGACAAGAAGGCCGTCCTGGCGCTGCTCGAAGAGCACAAGGCCGGGCAGCTCGACCGCAGCCGTCAGCTGTGGGCGCTGCTGGTGTTCATGCTGTGGCACGGCATCTTCGTCGAGAACCGCATCAAGCCCGAGGTTCCGGAACCCGTCTACCCGGTGAAACTCTAG
- the ctaC gene encoding aa3-type cytochrome oxidase subunit II, which produces MGNPERIPVKRAGRVAALAALVMLTATGCSGDEILRFGWPVGVTPQAHDMRTLWTWTVIAALAVGVIVWALIFWTAIFHRKKKTADGAEEELPRQFQYNIPLEIFTVVVPTIMVCVLFFFTATTENRVLAETENPDVTVDIVAFQWNWEFKYKSDSKNHEDPEITTVGSSTEIPLLVLPTNKTIQYNLRSADVIHSFWVPEFHFKRDVMPDPEKNNQDFTFQNSIDKEGSFVGRCAELCGTYHSGMNFEVRALSPDKYAQYIQLRGTVNPKSGKPNTASEALTAMNCGDLCSPYAVTTTPFNTDRTARVASN; this is translated from the coding sequence GTGGGAAATCCAGAGCGCATCCCGGTTAAGCGGGCTGGTCGCGTCGCAGCGCTCGCCGCGCTGGTGATGCTGACCGCGACGGGCTGTTCCGGGGACGAGATCCTCCGCTTCGGCTGGCCGGTCGGGGTGACCCCGCAGGCGCACGACATGCGCACCTTGTGGACGTGGACCGTCATCGCCGCGCTGGCCGTCGGTGTCATCGTGTGGGCGCTGATCTTCTGGACCGCGATCTTCCACCGCAAGAAGAAGACCGCCGACGGCGCGGAAGAGGAACTGCCCCGTCAGTTCCAGTACAACATCCCGCTGGAGATCTTCACGGTCGTCGTCCCGACGATCATGGTCTGCGTGCTGTTCTTCTTCACCGCGACCACCGAGAACCGCGTGCTCGCCGAGACGGAGAACCCGGACGTCACGGTCGACATCGTCGCGTTCCAGTGGAACTGGGAGTTCAAGTACAAGAGCGACTCCAAGAACCACGAGGACCCCGAGATCACCACGGTCGGCAGCTCGACCGAGATCCCGCTGCTGGTCCTGCCGACGAACAAGACGATCCAGTACAACCTGCGGTCGGCCGACGTCATCCACTCGTTCTGGGTGCCGGAGTTCCACTTCAAGCGGGACGTCATGCCGGACCCGGAGAAGAACAACCAGGACTTCACCTTCCAGAACTCGATCGACAAGGAAGGTTCGTTCGTCGGCCGCTGCGCCGAACTGTGCGGCACCTACCACTCGGGGATGAACTTCGAGGTCAGGGCGCTCTCGCCGGACAAGTACGCGCAGTACATCCAGCTCCGCGGCACCGTGAACCCGAAGAGCGGCAAGCCGAACACGGCTTCCGAAGCGCTGACGGCGATGAACTGCGGCGACCTGTGCTCGCCCTACGCCGTCACCACCACCCCGTTCAACACCGACCGCACCGCGCGGGTCGCGTCCAACTGA
- a CDS encoding cytochrome c oxidase subunit 4, with the protein MKVEGRIFFLVAVFSVIVAGIYAYMTGTMTRDGVEPVGVVALILTGGLAFLAGSYLQFVARRIEPRPEDREDAEISDGAGELGFFSPGSYWPIGLAAAAALTGVALAFFHVWLLIIALGLVIIAIGGLVFEYHTGPNHE; encoded by the coding sequence ATGAAGGTCGAAGGACGGATTTTCTTCCTCGTCGCGGTCTTCTCCGTCATCGTCGCGGGTATCTACGCGTACATGACCGGAACGATGACCCGGGACGGCGTCGAGCCGGTCGGTGTGGTGGCCCTGATCCTCACCGGTGGCCTGGCCTTCCTGGCCGGGAGCTACCTGCAGTTCGTGGCGCGGCGCATCGAGCCGCGGCCGGAGGACCGGGAAGACGCCGAGATCAGCGACGGTGCCGGTGAGCTGGGCTTCTTCAGCCCGGGCAGCTACTGGCCGATCGGTCTCGCGGCGGCCGCCGCGCTGACCGGTGTCGCGCTCGCGTTCTTCCACGTCTGGCTGCTGATCATCGCGCTGGGCCTGGTCATCATCGCCATCGGCGGGCTGGTGTTCGAGTACCACACCGGTCCGAACCACGAGTGA
- a CDS encoding DMT family transporter — protein MNKNNPVLQWTAAMALSGTIGAVVLESGADAPAVAFARSLVGGLLLLVWSAARGWLRPWTLSRRDLLLAVLGGLFLVGNWVLLFASYSLSSIGVSTVVYHTQPLMLVGLAAAFLGEKMAKSQLVRALIAFGGVTLISLSAHGADGKPVRLAGIALALGAAALYAGASFVAKQLTHVRPHVLAAVQLVTGTIVLAPALLVTPLPTDTSGLLWLVLLGTVHTALMYVLMYASIGKLPTTTVALLSYVYPVVAVVVDVLAYGHRPTWPEGVGMLAVLAAALAPKRAEARQPARV, from the coding sequence ATGAACAAGAACAACCCCGTGTTGCAGTGGACGGCCGCGATGGCGCTGTCCGGCACGATCGGCGCCGTCGTCCTCGAAAGCGGCGCCGACGCCCCCGCCGTGGCGTTCGCGAGGAGCCTCGTCGGCGGTCTGCTGCTCCTGGTGTGGAGCGCGGCTCGCGGCTGGCTGCGCCCGTGGACGCTCAGCCGACGCGACCTGCTGCTCGCCGTCCTCGGCGGCCTGTTCCTGGTCGGGAACTGGGTGCTGTTGTTCGCCTCGTACTCGCTGTCGTCGATCGGGGTCAGCACCGTCGTCTACCACACGCAGCCGCTGATGCTGGTCGGTCTCGCCGCGGCGTTCCTCGGCGAGAAGATGGCGAAGAGCCAGCTGGTCCGGGCGCTGATCGCGTTCGGCGGAGTGACCCTCATCTCACTGTCCGCGCACGGCGCCGACGGCAAGCCCGTACGGCTGGCGGGGATCGCGCTCGCCCTCGGCGCGGCCGCGCTCTACGCCGGCGCCTCGTTCGTCGCGAAGCAGCTCACGCACGTCCGTCCGCACGTCCTCGCGGCCGTACAGCTCGTGACGGGCACGATCGTGCTCGCACCCGCCCTGCTGGTCACGCCGCTGCCCACGGACACCTCAGGGCTGCTGTGGCTGGTCCTGCTGGGAACCGTGCACACCGCGCTGATGTACGTGCTCATGTACGCGAGCATCGGGAAGCTGCCGACCACGACGGTGGCGCTGCTGTCCTACGTCTATCCGGTGGTCGCGGTGGTCGTCGACGTCCTCGCCTACGGGCACCGGCCGACCTGGCCGGAAGGGGTGGGGATGCTGGCCGTCCTGGCGGCCGCGCTGGCCCCGAAACGCGCGGAGGCACGCCAACCCGCCCGCGTTTAG
- a CDS encoding GlxA family transcriptional regulator produces the protein MDVKKVAVVLADQVSPFELGVACEVFGTDRSADGIEGWDFAVCSPGGANVLSWSGFGLDGLRGLDFAASADLLIVPTCAPRSASPPEPVLEVLRDAASRGAWVAGFCAGVFSLGYAGLLDGRNCTVHWVYEQEFRSRFPTAKVDPKALYVDDGGVLTSAGTVAAVDLCLHLVRELRGVVAATTLARRMVAAPHRVGGQAQFVQAPVPETAAPDDTVLAEALEWIERRLDQPFTVAELARRSGLGERTFLRRFSAATGTTPHRWLTERRLDRAQSLLEEGRLSIEDIAVACGYASAAALRHQFGKLRGTSPSAYRRTFSAG, from the coding sequence ATGGATGTGAAGAAGGTCGCGGTGGTGCTCGCCGACCAGGTCTCGCCGTTCGAACTCGGCGTCGCCTGCGAGGTCTTCGGCACAGATCGCAGCGCCGACGGCATCGAGGGCTGGGACTTCGCGGTCTGCTCGCCCGGCGGCGCGAACGTCCTGAGCTGGTCCGGCTTCGGGCTCGACGGCCTGCGGGGCCTGGACTTCGCGGCGTCCGCCGATCTGCTGATCGTCCCGACCTGCGCACCGCGCAGCGCGAGCCCGCCGGAGCCGGTGCTCGAGGTCCTGCGCGACGCGGCGAGCCGGGGCGCCTGGGTCGCGGGCTTCTGCGCGGGCGTCTTCTCGCTCGGCTACGCGGGGCTGCTCGACGGGCGCAATTGCACCGTCCATTGGGTCTACGAACAGGAGTTCCGGTCGCGTTTCCCGACGGCGAAGGTGGATCCGAAGGCGTTGTACGTCGACGACGGCGGCGTTCTCACCAGCGCGGGAACCGTGGCCGCAGTCGACCTGTGCCTGCATCTCGTGCGGGAGCTGCGCGGTGTCGTCGCGGCCACGACGCTGGCCAGGCGGATGGTCGCGGCGCCGCACCGGGTCGGCGGGCAGGCACAGTTCGTGCAGGCGCCGGTGCCCGAGACCGCCGCGCCGGACGACACCGTGCTCGCCGAAGCGCTCGAATGGATCGAGCGGCGATTGGACCAGCCGTTCACCGTCGCGGAGCTCGCCCGTCGCAGCGGGCTGGGGGAGCGCACGTTCCTGCGCCGGTTCTCGGCGGCCACCGGGACGACGCCGCACCGATGGCTCACCGAGCGCCGCCTGGACCGTGCGCAGTCCTTGCTCGAAGAAGGCCGTCTGTCCATTGAGGACATCGCGGTCGCCTGCGGATACGCCTCGGCCGCCGCGCTGCGGCATCAGTTCGGCAAGCTGAGGGGGACCAGCCCGAGCGCGTACCGCAGGACGTTTTCCGCAGGCTAG
- a CDS encoding cupin domain-containing protein: MSKQPIDLETALAGFDEIWSPRIVAHVNDYDVRLAKVAGEHVWHVHENTDEFFLVLDGTLDIALREEGGERVVTLPRGSVFVVPRGTFHKPSSVDGASLLLFEPTGTLSVGDEHDEVPDHVQVTVGQEISF, from the coding sequence ATGAGCAAGCAGCCGATCGATCTGGAAACCGCGCTGGCCGGGTTCGACGAGATCTGGAGCCCCCGGATCGTCGCCCACGTCAACGACTACGACGTCCGTCTCGCCAAGGTCGCGGGCGAGCACGTCTGGCACGTCCACGAGAACACCGACGAGTTCTTCCTCGTGCTCGACGGCACCTTGGACATCGCGTTGCGCGAGGAGGGCGGCGAACGCGTCGTCACGCTGCCGCGCGGTTCGGTTTTCGTCGTCCCGCGCGGGACGTTCCACAAACCGTCCTCAGTGGACGGTGCGTCGCTGCTGCTGTTCGAGCCGACCGGCACGCTCTCCGTCGGCGACGAGCACGACGAGGTCCCCGACCACGTCCAAGTGACAGTTGGACAGGAAATCTCCTTCTAG
- a CDS encoding helix-turn-helix domain-containing protein: MSHDSSHKVAILVDEGSNPFEMGVATELFGLRRPELGRPWYDFTVCAAEPSVRMHLGMFTLSGVAGLEAAETADTVIVPNRPDPESPARESVLKAVRAASERGARLVSFCTGAFTLAQAGVLDGRRATTHWKWAGLFRELYPEVLLEPDVLFVDDGDVLTAAGSAAALDLGLHLISRDHGAEIANAVSRRLVFAGHRDGGQRQFVERPLPPVPDTSLAPVLAWARERLDRPLTVADLAARAAASQATLHRRFRAELGTTPLAWLTTERIALACRLIERGEQRLDRVARASGFGTAANLRTQLRRATGLTPTAYRARFSTAS, encoded by the coding sequence ATGTCGCATGATTCCTCGCACAAGGTCGCCATCCTGGTCGACGAGGGCTCCAACCCCTTCGAAATGGGCGTCGCGACCGAGCTCTTCGGCCTGCGGCGGCCGGAGCTGGGGAGGCCCTGGTACGACTTCACGGTGTGCGCGGCCGAGCCGTCCGTGCGGATGCATCTGGGCATGTTCACCCTCAGCGGGGTCGCCGGGCTCGAAGCCGCGGAGACCGCCGACACGGTGATCGTGCCCAACCGGCCCGATCCGGAGAGCCCGGCCAGGGAATCGGTGCTGAAGGCCGTTCGCGCCGCGTCCGAGCGGGGTGCCCGGCTGGTGAGCTTCTGTACGGGCGCCTTCACCCTCGCGCAGGCGGGGGTCCTGGACGGGCGCCGCGCGACGACGCACTGGAAGTGGGCGGGGCTCTTCCGGGAGCTGTATCCCGAAGTGCTGCTGGAGCCGGACGTGCTCTTCGTCGACGACGGCGACGTCCTGACCGCGGCGGGCAGCGCGGCCGCGCTCGATCTGGGGCTGCATCTGATCAGTCGTGACCACGGCGCCGAGATCGCGAACGCGGTGAGCAGGCGGCTGGTGTTCGCCGGGCACCGTGATGGCGGGCAGCGGCAGTTCGTCGAACGTCCGCTGCCGCCGGTGCCGGACACGTCGCTGGCGCCGGTGCTCGCGTGGGCGCGCGAACGGCTGGACCGGCCGCTCACCGTCGCCGACCTCGCCGCGCGGGCGGCGGCCAGCCAGGCGACGCTGCACCGGCGGTTCCGGGCCGAACTGGGCACGACGCCGCTGGCGTGGCTCACGACGGAACGGATCGCGCTGGCGTGCCGGCTGATCGAGCGCGGGGAGCAGCGGCTGGACCGGGTGGCGCGGGCTTCGGGTTTCGGGACCGCTGCGAACCTGCGTACGCAGCTTCGGCGCGCTACGGGACTGACGCCTACGGCTTACCGGGCGCGCTTCAGCACCGCTTCGTGA
- the trpD gene encoding anthranilate phosphoribosyltransferase, whose translation MTAKTWPSLLNQLIARADLSEEDTAWAMDQIMSGAATPSQIAGFAVALRAKGETPAEISGMADAMLAHAKRVTIDRPSVDIVGTGGDRSNSVNISTMATVVTAAAGAPVAKHGNRSASSKSGAADVLEELGVTIDLPPETVQRSVNELGIGFCFAPKFHPALRHAGPTRGELGVPTTFNLLGPLTNPAQPRSSLIGCAYQDKTRVLAEVFARRGMTVLLVRGDDGLDELTTTTTSSVWVISGGEITERSFDPASLGIARATADDLRGGDAAHNADVFRQVMAGKTGPVRDAVLLNSAAALAAFAGFSASLEDDLAAGLERAASAIDSGAAADLLNRWIAFA comes from the coding sequence GTGACCGCCAAGACCTGGCCGTCCCTGCTCAACCAGCTCATCGCGCGCGCGGATCTGTCCGAGGAGGACACCGCGTGGGCGATGGACCAGATCATGAGCGGGGCGGCGACGCCCTCCCAGATCGCCGGATTCGCCGTCGCGCTGCGCGCGAAGGGTGAGACACCGGCGGAGATCTCCGGCATGGCCGACGCCATGCTGGCGCACGCCAAACGGGTCACCATCGACCGGCCGTCGGTGGACATCGTCGGCACCGGCGGCGACCGGTCGAATTCGGTCAACATCTCCACCATGGCCACGGTGGTGACGGCCGCGGCGGGTGCCCCGGTGGCCAAGCACGGCAACCGGAGCGCGTCGTCGAAATCCGGCGCGGCGGACGTGCTGGAGGAGCTGGGCGTCACGATCGACCTGCCGCCGGAGACGGTCCAGCGCAGCGTCAACGAGCTGGGCATCGGCTTCTGCTTCGCGCCGAAGTTCCACCCGGCCCTGCGCCACGCGGGCCCGACCCGCGGCGAGCTCGGCGTGCCGACGACGTTCAACCTGCTGGGTCCCCTGACCAACCCGGCGCAGCCGCGCAGTTCGCTCATCGGTTGCGCTTATCAGGACAAGACCCGCGTGCTGGCCGAGGTGTTCGCGCGGCGCGGCATGACCGTGCTGCTCGTGCGCGGCGACGACGGCCTGGACGAGCTCACCACCACGACCACGAGTTCGGTGTGGGTGATCTCCGGCGGCGAGATCACCGAGCGGAGCTTCGACCCCGCTTCGCTGGGCATCGCCAGGGCGACCGCGGACGACCTGCGCGGCGGGGACGCCGCCCACAACGCCGACGTGTTCCGTCAGGTGATGGCCGGGAAGACCGGGCCGGTGCGGGACGCGGTGCTGCTCAACTCGGCGGCCGCGCTGGCGGCTTTCGCCGGGTTCTCGGCGTCACTGGAAGACGATCTGGCGGCCGGGCTCGAACGAGCGGCGTCGGCCATCGATTCGGGCGCCGCGGCGGACCTGCTGAACCGGTGGATCGCCTTCGCCTGA
- the ctaE gene encoding aa3-type cytochrome oxidase subunit III has product MRRVTTAAPTISQRVHSLNRPNMVSVGTIVWLSSELMFFAGLFAMFFTVKAQNATGQWPPPLHGEPFELNIALAIPFTVILVASSFTCQFGVFAAEKGDVFGLRRWYIITLIMGAIFVGGQGYEYLHLIEEGMTIPSGPFGTVFFLATGFHGLHVIGGLIAFVYLLIRTKLSKFTPAQATSAIVVSYYWHFVDIVWVGLFAVIYILP; this is encoded by the coding sequence ATGCGACGCGTGACAACGGCAGCTCCCACCATCAGCCAGCGGGTCCACTCGCTGAACCGGCCGAACATGGTCAGTGTCGGCACCATCGTGTGGCTGTCCAGCGAACTGATGTTCTTCGCCGGACTGTTCGCCATGTTCTTCACCGTGAAGGCGCAGAACGCGACCGGTCAGTGGCCGCCGCCGCTGCACGGTGAGCCCTTCGAGTTGAACATCGCCTTGGCGATCCCGTTCACGGTGATCCTCGTGGCGTCCTCGTTCACCTGCCAGTTCGGCGTGTTCGCCGCTGAAAAGGGCGACGTCTTCGGCCTTCGACGCTGGTACATCATCACGTTGATCATGGGCGCGATCTTCGTCGGCGGCCAGGGTTACGAGTACCTCCACCTGATCGAAGAGGGGATGACGATCCCGTCCGGCCCGTTCGGCACGGTCTTCTTCCTCGCGACCGGGTTCCACGGCCTGCACGTCATCGGCGGGCTCATCGCGTTCGTGTACCTGCTCATCCGCACCAAGCTGAGCAAGTTCACCCCGGCCCAGGCCACCTCGGCGATCGTGGTGTCGTACTACTGGCACTTCGTCGACATCGTGTGGGTGGGTCTGTTCGCGGTGATCTACATCCTTCCGTGA